Proteins from a genomic interval of Dama dama isolate Ldn47 chromosome 1, ASM3311817v1, whole genome shotgun sequence:
- the TMX2 gene encoding thioredoxin-related transmembrane protein 2 yields MAVLAPLIALVYSVPRLSRWLARPYYFLSALLSAAFLLVRKLPPVCESLPTQREDGNPCDFDWREVEILMFLSAIVMMKNRRSITVEQHIGNIFMFTKVANAILFFRLDIRMGLLYITLCIVFLMTCKPPLYMGPEYIKYFSDKTIDEELERDKRVTWIVEFFANWSSDCQSFAPIFADLSLKYNCTGLNFGKVDVGRYTDVSTRYKVSTSPLTKQLPTLILFQGGKEVMRRPQIDKKGRAVSWTFSEENVIREFNLNELYQRAKKLSKAGDRIPEEQPVATGPAAVPDEESKKDR; encoded by the exons ATGGCGGTCCTAGCGCCTTTGATTGCTCTCGTGTATTCGGTCCCGCGACTTTCACGATGGCTGGCCCGACCTTACTACTTTTTGTCAGCCCTGCTGTCTGCTGCCTTCCTGCTCGTGAGGAAGCTGCCCCCTGTCTGCGAAAGTCTCCCCACGCAACGCGAAGACGGCAACCCGTGTGACTTTGACTGG AGAGAAGTGGAGATCCTGATGTTTCTCAGTGCCATCGTGATGATGAAGAACCGCAGGTCCA TCACCGTGGAACAGCACATAGGCAACATCTTCATGTTCACCAAGGTGGCCAATGCGATTCTTTTCTTCCGCCTGGATATTCGTATGGGCCTGCTTTACATCACACTCTGCATAG TGTTCTTGATGACATGCAAACCCCCCTTGTACATGGGCCCTGAGTACATCAAGTACTTCAGTGACAAAACCATTGAT GAGGAGCTGGAGCGGGACAAGAGGGTCACTTGGATCGTGGAGTTCTTCGCCAACTGGTCCAGTGACTGCCAGTCATTTGCCCCTATCTTCGCTGACCTCTCGCTCAA GTACAACTGTACAGGGCTGAATTTTGGGAAGGTAGACGTTGGACGCTACACGGACGTTAGTACACG GTACAAAGTGAGCACATCACCCCTCACCAAGCAGCTCCCTACCCTGATCCTGTTCCAAGGTGGGAAGGAGGTCATGCGGCGGCCGCAGATCGACAAGAAGGGCCGGGCTGTCTCTTGGACATTCTcagag GAGAACGTGATCCGAGAATTCAACCTGAACGAGCTCTATCAGCGGGCCAAGAAGCTGTCAAAGGCTGGAGATAGGATCCCTGAGGAGCAGCCTGTGGCCACGGGGCCCGCCGCTGTGCCAGATGAGGAGAGCAAGAAGGACAGATAG
- the SELENOH gene encoding selenoprotein H: MASRGRKRKAEAALAAAAEKREKLAGGQDGGVEGPSVVIEHCTSURVYGRNAAALSQALRLQAPELVVKVNPARPRRGSFEVTLLRADGSSAELWTGLKKGPPRKLKFPEPHVVLEELKKYLS, from the exons ATGGCGTCCCGCGGGAGGAAGCGGAAGGCCGAGGCGGCGCTGGCCGCAGCGGCCGAGAAGCGGGAGAAGCTGGCCGGCGGCCAGGATGGGGGAGTGGAGGGGCCGAGCGTCGTCATCGAGCACTG CACGAGCTGACGCGTCTATGGGCGCAACGCCGCGGCTCTGAGCCAGGCGCTGCGCCTGCAGGCCCCGGAGCTGGTGGTGAAGGTGAACCCCGCCAGGCCGCGGAGGGGCAGCTTCGAGGTGACGCTGCTGCGCGCCGACGGCAGCA GCGCGGAGCTCTGGACGGGTCTTAAGAAGGGGCCCCCACGCAAACTGAAGTTTCCGGAGCCTCACGTGGTGCTGGAGGAGCTGAAGAAGTACCTTTCGTAG